The Anopheles coluzzii chromosome 2, AcolN3, whole genome shotgun sequence genome window below encodes:
- the LOC120961467 gene encoding uncharacterized protein LOC120961467, which yields MFRSLLAPFNKCCSGSPEDAAEDEPQAHDDLTQAVPANIQVDEISPSRAKRMREDEGDNLSVAGCVEMRNWHKDQKQESPIVQDAAVPEGQSIHKKLKPSEEFEMMEMQSGKVATLATENIPTLVTVALDANAEG from the exons ATGTTCCGTTCACTGTTGGCACCTTTTAACAAATGCTGCTCCGGAAGCCCGGAAGATGCCGCCGAAGATGAGCCACAGGCGCATGATGATTTGACTCAAGCGGTACCAGC AAACATTCAAGTCGATGAAATCTCACCTTCCAGAGCGAAACGCATGCGGGAAGATGAAGGAGACAATTTGAGCGTAGCTGGTTGCGTCGAAATGCGCAATTGGCACAAAGATCAAAAGCAGGAATCTCCCATTGTGCAAGATGCTGCCGTTCCGGAAGGCCAATCTATTCACAAGAAACTCAAACCTTCGGAAGAATTCGAAATGATGGAAATGCAGTCTGGCAAAGTAGCGACGTTGGCGACCGAGAACATCCCGACGTTGGTGACGGTTGCGCTGGATGCCAATGCGGAAGGGTAA
- the LOC120953759 gene encoding programmed cell death protein 5, which translates to MDDPELEAIRQQRMQQMQGGNPDQQKAMQEQRQAQEEMKNAMLVQLLDQDARARLNTLKLSKPEKAQMVEGMIIRMAQTRQIGDKLDDASLVKLLESLNQQMPRSNSTVKFDRRRAALDSDDDDDDYGI; encoded by the exons ATGGATGACCCGGAACTGGAAGCGATCCGCCAGCAGCGGATGCAGCAAATGCAG GGTGGCAATCCGGACCAGCAGAAAGCGATGCAGGAACAGCGTCAGGCGCAGGAGGAGATGAAGAACGCGATGCTGGTGCAGCTGCTCGATCAGGACGCACGGGCACGGCTGAACACGCTCAAGCTCAGCAAACCGGAGAAGGCCCAGATGGTGGAGGGCATGATCATCCGCATGGCACAGACGCGCCAGATCGGCGACAAGCTGGACGATGCCAGCCTGGTGAAGCTGCTCGAGAGCCTCAACCAGCAGATGCCGCGCAGCAACTCGACCGTCAAGTTCGACCGAAGGCGGGCGGCACTGGACtcggacgatgacgatgacgattaCGGTATTTAA
- the LOC120953758 gene encoding nuclear envelope phosphatase-regulatory subunit 1 homolog: MSPSETCEDLKAFERRLTEVIACLQPPTLRWRLLLGVTALVTCVSAFYWLTDPRTSVVPLMDSLLNHGIFTISTLFLLVLFMFGIHKLVIAPQIITSRTRNVLAEFNMSCDETGKLIVRPRPTNNSRYMDMS, encoded by the exons ATGTCCCCGTCGGAAACGTGTGAGG ACCTGAAGGCATTTGAACGACGGCTGACGGAAGTGATTGCCTGTCTGCAGCCGCCGACCCTACGATGGAGGC TGCTGCTCGGTGTCACCGCGTTAGTGACCTGCGTCAGTGCATTTTACTGGCTAACAGACCCGCGGACCTCCGTCGTGCCGCTGATGGATTCGCTGCTGAACCATGGCATTTTTACCATCTCAACCCTCTTCCTGT TGGTTCTGTTCATGTTCGGCATCCACAAGCTGGTGATTGCGCCGCAAATCATCACATCACGCACGAGGAACGTACTGGCCGAGTTTAACATGTCCTGCGACGAAACGGGCAAGCTGATCGTGCGTCCCAGACCGACGAACAACTCTCGCTACATGGATATGAGTTAA
- the LOC120961463 gene encoding transcriptional regulator Kaiso-like has translation MVELYTIICDPQHSTSLTAVLPKLLAQEKLCDVTLLCSGGNIKAHQIILAAGSSYFEDMFVQNPHPHPIVHLPNVEVNEMRNMVKFIYHGKITLPMNDLPDFILKAQSFQVRRLLGVKYVHIVKSSEYIMGNLSGDEDTVQISISELLETNGNYPTPECNSVDNAHKTLHVVPDVVIQRYGNNTEVDGQLEDSMDDQENCYIGVEDVQQQQVDQSGEIPSTPEEGTNFATEEMESYVGNDLPSDTTRFLESIERPGTSDQDQTSLQNSPQDPTQQPGTANQAQTSPRLNPGDVNLFVDLSRNIETMHQGGTIQLPDEPVTTNSTVLPPNFVVGRNETSVSNPSSSRTFERPVPSEQQIRIPPIGYRRASHTVVSSTQAKKTLFGMRNRQMSVGYDFAPISRTTVLKMHSVRLQMNQAFERVSDTHSRCKICNELVRLTNRHYITHFPSFFICTLCPAIYKKRATLATHYKLKHPELISERM, from the coding sequence atggTCGAACTATATACAATAATTTGTGATCCACAACACAGCACCAGCTTAACAGCCGTGTTGCCGAAATTGCTTGCGCAAGAAAAATTGTGCGATGTAACCCTGTTGTGCAGTGGAGGAAATATCAAGGCACACCAGATTATTCTAGCTGCCGGAAGCTCTTACTTTGAGGATATGTTCGTCCAAAATCCGCATCCCCACCCCATCGTGCACTTGCCCAACGTGGAGGTAAATGAAATGCGAAACATGGTTAAATTTATATACCATGGCAAGATAACCTTGCCCATGAATGATTTGCCAGACTTCATCTTGAAGGCGCAGAGCTTCCAGGTTCGTAGGTTGCTCGGAGTGAAATACGTGCATATTGTGAAAAGTTCGGAGTATATCATGGGGAATTTGAGCGGTGACGAGGATACGGTCCAGATATCGATAAGTGAGTTGCTTGAAACAAACGGCAACTACCCCACGCCAGAATGCAACAGTGTAGATAATGCACACAAAACTCTTCATGTTGTACCAGACGTTGTAATTCAACGCTACGGAAACAACACAGAAGTGGATGGACAGTTAGAGGATAGTATGGATGATCAGGAGAATTGTTACATCGGTGTGGAggatgtgcagcagcagcaagttgACCAAAGCGGAGAGATACCTTCCACTCCCGAGGAAGGAACGAATTTTGCTACAGAAGAAATGGAATCGTACGTTGGAAATGACCTTCCATCGGATACAACTCGTTTTCTGGAGAGCATCGAACGACCAGGGACTTCCGACCAAGATCAAACATCATTGCAAAACAGTCCTCAAGATCCGACCCAACAACCAGGGACCGCGAATCAAGCTCAAACGTCCCCACGACTCAACCCAGGAGACGTCAACTTGTTTGTTGATCTTTCTAGAAACATTGAAACCATGCATCAGGGCGGAACCATTCAGTTACCAGATGAGCCCGTCACCACCAACTCAACTGTCCTTCCACCGAACTTTGTTGTAGGACGAAATGAAACGAGCGTTTCCAATCCTTCCAGCTCGCGAACGTTCGAAAGGCCTGTACCATCGGAGCAGCAGATTCGCATTCCGCCGATTGGATACCGCCGCGCAAGCCATACGGTAGTTTCATCCACACAGGcgaaaaagacgttgtttggAATGAGGAACAGACAAATGTCCGTCGGATATGACTTTGCCCCGATTTCAAGGACTACTGTTCTAAAAATGCATAGCGTGCGCTTACAAATGAATCAAGCGTTTGAGCGTGTATCAGATACCCATAGCCGGTGCAAGATTTGCAACGAACTGGTCAGACTTACTAACAGACACTACATAACACACTTCCCGAGTTTCTTCATCTGTACATTGTGCCCGGCTATTTACAAGAAAAGGGCAACCTTAGCCACACACTACAAGCTCAAACATCCGGAGTTAATATCGGAACGGATGTAG
- the LOC120953755 gene encoding protein disulfide-isomerase TMX3 isoform X2, which yields MIPSSLFVKYISDDLILSLARVTGTSSRVLELSDRFLDVRNEGQWFVMFYAPWCAHCKKLEPVWALVAQALYNTNIRVGRVDCTRFTAVAQHFKVNAYPTIIFVKGPYDYVYNGERSKEELIHFVNRMSGPPVQLVTRADSIDILKSNNPIFFTYVGKQSGLLWDVFYSAAESYQAHGYFYATSVEIAKRHFDVDTVPAALVYKERSHYYFPYSDNFERIEPAHLNDTLFRWVNEERFATFPKVTRSNIHHLVQTQKYLVLAVVEENKLSEIAAHEQEFRDMVEIFVHKNKHKYHGRFQFGWVGTPELARSIAMDSLPTPHLLVLNASTNEHHIPEDDPLQLTPEAIEIFLDSIHNQTAPTFGGNSLPVRIYRAWFEAKTSLYEMWIGNPVLTTVLFGLPLGFLSLIMYSICCADILDAEEEDDGADQRHEKKE from the exons AGTTCCCGGGTGCTCGAGCTAAGCGATCGGTTTCTGGACGTCCGGAACGAGGGCCAATGGTTCGTGATGTTCTATGCGCCCTGGTGCGCTCACTGCAAAAAGCTCGAGCCGGTGTGGGCGCTCGTCGCTCAGGCGCTGTACAACACGAACATCCGGGTCGGCCGGGTCGACTGCACACGCTTCACTGCCGTGGCGCAGCACTTTAAGGTCAACGCTTATCCGACGATTATTTT CGTTAAAGGACCGTACGATTATGTGTACAACGGGGAGCGTTCGAAGGAGGAGCTGATCCATTTCGTGAACCGCATGTCCGGCCCACCGGTGCAGCTGGTAACGCGTGCGGACAGTATCGACATCCTCAAGTCGAACAACCCGATCTTTTTCACGTACGTCGGCAAGCAGTCGGGATTGCTGTGGGACGTGTTTTACAGTGCGGCCGAGTCGTACCAGGCGCACGGTTACTTCTACGCCACCTCGGTCGAAATAGCGAAGCGGCACTTTGACGTGGACACGGTCCCGGCGGCGCTGGTGTACAAGGAGCGCAGCCACTACTACTTTCCCTACTCCGACAACTTCGAGCGGATCGAGCCGGCGCACCTGAACGACACGCTGTTCCGCTGGGTGAACGAGGAGCGGTTCGCCACCTTCCCGAAGGTGACGCGCAGCAACATTCACCATCTGGTGCAGACGCAAAAGTATCTCgtgctggcggtggtggaggagaACAAGCTCAGCGAGATAGCGGCCCACGAGCAGGAGTTCCGCGACATGGTGGAGATCTTCGTGCACAAGAACAAGCACAAGTACCACGGGCGGTTCCAGTTCGGCTGGGTCGGTACGCCCGAGCTGGCCCGCTCGATCGCGATGGACAGCCTGCCGACGCCCCATCTGCTGGTGCTGAACGCGTCCACCAACGAGCACCACATCCCCGAGGACGATCCGCTCCAGCTGACGCCGGAAGCGATCGAGATCTTCCTCGACAGCATCCACAACCAGACGGCGCCCACGTTCGGTGGCAACTCGCTGCCGGTGCGCATCTACCGTGCCTGGTTCGAGGCCAAAACGTCCCTGTACGAAATGTGGATCGGCAATCCGGTGCTCACGACCGTGCTGTTCGGGTTGCCGCTCGGCTTCCTGTCGCTCATCATGTACTCGATCTGCTGTGCGGACATTCTCGACgccgaggaggaggacgacgggGCCGACCAGCGGCACGAGAAGAAGGAGTAA
- the LOC120953754 gene encoding vitellogenic carboxypeptidase-like, whose translation MSQKGQLFLLLSLLIASTSGLFINPYEKLWPRDATSRFASSPNKGNNGEPLLLTPYIEQGRIAEGQKAARVEHSRIRGFESYAGFLTVDKRFNSNLYFWYFPAKANRTTAPLVLWLQGGPGASSLFGLFEENGPFRITADLQAEERPHSWYENHHLLYIDNPVGTGFSFTDSEAGYARNQVQIGEELYSAVVQFLKLFPDLQTRPFYITGESYAGKYVPALGYTIHQKNSNSSNPWVKLAGMAIGNGYSDPVNQLNYGEYLYQLGLIDGNALERFEQDEQAVAACIAKGNYRCAFEIMDDLLDGDANGGGSFFRNVSGFETYYNYLHTAEDPSDAVPLVAFLNLDETRRALHVGDQPFHDLDEANLVERYLEQDVFESVAPWIAELLQHYRIMFYNGQLDIICAYPMMVNYLQMLQFDGANYYRGVARGTLEFDGEIAAYFKLAFGLVEVLVRDAGHMVPRDQPKWAHRLITAFTHPGSVVGFV comes from the coding sequence ATGTCCCAAAAAGGACAACTGTTTCTTCTGCTAAGCTTGCTCATCGCATCCACCAGCGGATTGTTCATCAATCCGTACGAAAAACTTTGGCCCCGCGATGCAACATCACGATTTGCATCTTCACCAAACAAAGGCAACAATGGTGAGCCGCTGCTACTGACACCGTACATCGAGCAGGGACGCATCGCGGAAGGTCAAAAGGCGGCACGGGTCGAGCACAGCCGCATCCGTGGGTTCGAATCGTACGCCGGCTTTCTCACCGTGGACAAGCGCTTCAACTCCAACCTCTACTTCTGGTACTTCCCGGCGAAAGCGAACCGCACCACGGCACCACTCGTGCTCTGGCTGCAAGGCGGTCCGGGCGCTTCGTCCCTGTTCGGGCTGTTCGAGGAGAATGGCCCATTCCGTATCACGGCCGACCTGCAGGCGGAAGAGCGACCGCACTCCTGGTACGAAAACCACCATCTGCTGTACATCGACAATCCGGTCGGGACGGGCTTTAGCTTCACCGACAGTGAGGCCGGGTACGCCCGCAACCAGGTGCAGATCGGCGAAGAGCTGTACTCGGCTGTGGTGCAGTTTTTGAAGCTCTTCCCCGACCTGCAAACCCGTCCGTTCTACATTACCGGCGAATCGTACGCGGGCAAGTATGTTCCCGCGCTGGGCTACACGATTCATCAGAAAAATAGCAACTCATCGAACCCCTGGGTGAAACTGGCCGGTATGGCGATCGGCAACGGGTACAGCGATCCGGTCAATCAGCTCAACTACGGCGAGTACCTGTACCAGCTCGGACTGATCGACGGCAATGCGCTGGAACGGTTCGAGCAGGACGAGCAAGCGGTGGCGGCCTGCATTGCCAAGGGCAACTATCGCTGCGCGTTCGAGATCATGGACGATCTGCTCGATGGCGATGCGAACGGCGGTGGTTCGTTTTTCCGTAACGTGAGCGGCTTCGAGACGTACTACAACTATCTGCACACGGCCGAGGACCCGTCCGATGCGGTGCCGCTGGTAGCGTTTCTAAATCTCGACGAAACGAGGCGCGCTCTGCACGTCGGCGACCAGCCGTTTCACGATCTGGACGAAGCGAACCTGGTCGAACGGTACCTGGAGCAGGACGTGTTCGAGAGCGTCGCGCCGTGGATAGcggagctgctgcagcactaTCGCATCATGTTCTACAACGGCCAGCTCGACATTATCTGCGCGTACCCGATGATGGTCAACTATCTGCAAATGCTGCAGTTCGACGGGGCCAACTACTATCGCGGCGTGGCGCGCGGCACGCTCGAGTTTGACGGGGAAATTGCCGCCTACTTTAAGCTGGCGTTCGGGCTGGTGGAAGTGTTGGTGCGCGATGCGGGCCACATGGTGCCGCGCGATCAACCGAAATGGGCCCACCGGCTGATAACGGCGTTCACCCATCCGGGCTCGGTGGTTGGGTTCGTTTAG
- the LOC120961466 gene encoding uncharacterized protein LOC120961466 isoform X2, with the protein MFSRFESWLAKQRAKCNSFPWSHCARPDRAASAEFSFTGYRNWTPEARHNSLPRRQFTIFLSERNIGDGEEQTMLKKLLKEHGLYNKHQTIHQRRRLKYLLELEQRTLSPHDDTAIMSGCLKASANNNRTCPIEVHSMPFHCPRPATGAAKCCATSTASSPKKVRRVASLPSLASTKDSNPRTENPVNASHPTIAREAQERDKSKCLKTISWKNSASSDTPSTIETAV; encoded by the exons ATGTTCTCCCGATTCGAGAGCTGGCTAGCTAAGCAGCGGGCAAAGTGCAACAGCTTCCCGTGGAGCCATTGTGCACGGCCGGACAGAGCAGCGTCAGCTGAGTTTTCGTTCACCGGATACCGCAATTGGACACCCGAGGCACGTCACAACAG CTTACCCAGGCGccaatttacaattttcttgTCGGAACGAAATATAGGCGATGGAGAGGAACAAACAATGTTGAAAAAACTGCTTAAAG AACATGGCTTGTACAACAAACACCAGACAATTCATCAGCGTCGTCGATTGAAATATCTGCTGGAGCTGGAACAGCGTACACTATCACCTCACGACGATACTGCGATCATGTCCGGCTGCCTAAAAGCCTCAGCCAACAATAACCGGACCTGCCCGATTGAAGTTCATTCGATGCCATTCCATTGTCCCCGACCGGCAACAGGTGCTGCGAAGTGCTGTGCCACCTCAACTGCCAGTTCACCGAAAAAGGTCCGCCGAGTTGCTTCCTTACCGTCACTCGCGTCAACGAAGGATAGCAATCCTCGGACGGAAAATCCTGTCAACGCTTCACATCCAACCATCGCACGGGAAGCGCAGGAACGAGATAAGTCCAAATGCCTGAAGACTATTTCATGGAAAAATTCAGCATCCAGCGACACTCCATCCACCATCGAGACGGCTGTATAG
- the LOC120953756 gene encoding uncharacterized protein LOC120953756 has translation MAGIKPNVYAVIVTSVGFLCLVISATAVGVPVWAYYEGRGIEDRGYFGPWQKCQVLSYRERCGDIGRFKPDAVVFVSGLLAVGGCALFGIFCILSIIQIAMISSRDRVCMSYKALVLLKLVATILAAGLSIAAAILFALQTDDYARGYQITRGISFYLQILVTALSLALLALAAYDRILTNRPDGDPTMLSNATANGRGGAGARTGSTYNNPGFRETSHNPNGIAVTDSSGRPYSSGMNGSMQSVNTTVTTVSNGSTIGSGSVTRTPLRSSLKKPRPPNSTTDGLGIRNPGYSGGNQSPRMQRNGSVKKVRIQTHSTDV, from the exons atgGCGGGAATTAAGCCGAACGTTTACGCCGTGATAGTGACCTCGGTGGGATTCCTCTGTCTGGTCATCAGTGCGACAGCCGTCGGCGTGCCGGTATGGGCGTACTACGAGGGCCGTGGAATAG AGGATCGTGGCTATTTCGGTCCTTGGCAAAAGTGTCAGGTGCTCAGCTATCGGGAACGGTGCGGTGATATTGGACGCTTCAAACCGGACG CCGTCGTGTTCGTGAGCGGACTGCTGGCGGTCGGCGGATGCGCCCTGTTCGGCATCTTCTGCATCCTGAGCATCATCCAGATAGCGATGATATCGTCCCGCGATCGCGTCTGCATGAGCTACAAAGCGCTCGTCCTGCTCAAGCTGGTCGCCACCATACTGGCGGCCGGTCTGTCGATAGCGGCCGCCATCCTGTTCGCGCTGCAGACCGATGACTACGCCCGCGGCTACCAGATCACCCGGGGGATCTCCTTCTATCTGCAGATTCTCGTCACCGCACTGTCGCTTGCCCTGCTCGCGCTGGCCGCGTACGATCGCATCCTGACGAACCGGCCCGATGGTGATCCGACGATGCTGTCGAACGCTACCGCCAATggacgaggaggagcaggagctCGCACCGGGTCAACGTACAACAATCCCGGCTTTCGAGAAACATCACACAATCCAAATG GCATTGCAGTGACGGATTCATCCGGACGGCCGTACTCCTCCGGCATGAACGGTAGCATGCAGTCGGTCAACACCACCGTCACGACCGTCTCGAACGGTTCGACGATCGGGTCCGGGTCGGTGACGAGGACGCCGCTACGATCGAGCCTTAAGAAGCCCCGCCCGCCCAACTCGACCACGGACGGGTTGGGCATCCGCAATCCGGGCTACTCCGGCGGCAATCAGTCGCCACGGATGCAGCGCAACGGTAGCGTTAAGAAGGTGCGCATTCAAACGCACAGCACAGATGTTTAG
- the LOC120953755 gene encoding protein disulfide-isomerase TMX3 isoform X1, producing the protein MYTLCKLLIALCCFTTLAHSSRVLELSDRFLDVRNEGQWFVMFYAPWCAHCKKLEPVWALVAQALYNTNIRVGRVDCTRFTAVAQHFKVNAYPTIIFVKGPYDYVYNGERSKEELIHFVNRMSGPPVQLVTRADSIDILKSNNPIFFTYVGKQSGLLWDVFYSAAESYQAHGYFYATSVEIAKRHFDVDTVPAALVYKERSHYYFPYSDNFERIEPAHLNDTLFRWVNEERFATFPKVTRSNIHHLVQTQKYLVLAVVEENKLSEIAAHEQEFRDMVEIFVHKNKHKYHGRFQFGWVGTPELARSIAMDSLPTPHLLVLNASTNEHHIPEDDPLQLTPEAIEIFLDSIHNQTAPTFGGNSLPVRIYRAWFEAKTSLYEMWIGNPVLTTVLFGLPLGFLSLIMYSICCADILDAEEEDDGADQRHEKKE; encoded by the exons atgtacACGCTGTGCAAGCTACTGATTGCGCTGTGTT GTTTCACAACGCTAGCCCACAGTTCCCGGGTGCTCGAGCTAAGCGATCGGTTTCTGGACGTCCGGAACGAGGGCCAATGGTTCGTGATGTTCTATGCGCCCTGGTGCGCTCACTGCAAAAAGCTCGAGCCGGTGTGGGCGCTCGTCGCTCAGGCGCTGTACAACACGAACATCCGGGTCGGCCGGGTCGACTGCACACGCTTCACTGCCGTGGCGCAGCACTTTAAGGTCAACGCTTATCCGACGATTATTTT CGTTAAAGGACCGTACGATTATGTGTACAACGGGGAGCGTTCGAAGGAGGAGCTGATCCATTTCGTGAACCGCATGTCCGGCCCACCGGTGCAGCTGGTAACGCGTGCGGACAGTATCGACATCCTCAAGTCGAACAACCCGATCTTTTTCACGTACGTCGGCAAGCAGTCGGGATTGCTGTGGGACGTGTTTTACAGTGCGGCCGAGTCGTACCAGGCGCACGGTTACTTCTACGCCACCTCGGTCGAAATAGCGAAGCGGCACTTTGACGTGGACACGGTCCCGGCGGCGCTGGTGTACAAGGAGCGCAGCCACTACTACTTTCCCTACTCCGACAACTTCGAGCGGATCGAGCCGGCGCACCTGAACGACACGCTGTTCCGCTGGGTGAACGAGGAGCGGTTCGCCACCTTCCCGAAGGTGACGCGCAGCAACATTCACCATCTGGTGCAGACGCAAAAGTATCTCgtgctggcggtggtggaggagaACAAGCTCAGCGAGATAGCGGCCCACGAGCAGGAGTTCCGCGACATGGTGGAGATCTTCGTGCACAAGAACAAGCACAAGTACCACGGGCGGTTCCAGTTCGGCTGGGTCGGTACGCCCGAGCTGGCCCGCTCGATCGCGATGGACAGCCTGCCGACGCCCCATCTGCTGGTGCTGAACGCGTCCACCAACGAGCACCACATCCCCGAGGACGATCCGCTCCAGCTGACGCCGGAAGCGATCGAGATCTTCCTCGACAGCATCCACAACCAGACGGCGCCCACGTTCGGTGGCAACTCGCTGCCGGTGCGCATCTACCGTGCCTGGTTCGAGGCCAAAACGTCCCTGTACGAAATGTGGATCGGCAATCCGGTGCTCACGACCGTGCTGTTCGGGTTGCCGCTCGGCTTCCTGTCGCTCATCATGTACTCGATCTGCTGTGCGGACATTCTCGACgccgaggaggaggacgacgggGCCGACCAGCGGCACGAGAAGAAGGAGTAA
- the LOC120961466 gene encoding uncharacterized protein LOC120961466 isoform X1, producing MFSRFESWLAKQRAKCNSFPWSHCARPDRAASAEFSFTGYRNWTPEARHNSLPRRQFTIFLSERNIGDGEEQTMLKKLLKGNESALAWCSGITTIVNLFSLPEHGLYNKHQTIHQRRRLKYLLELEQRTLSPHDDTAIMSGCLKASANNNRTCPIEVHSMPFHCPRPATGAAKCCATSTASSPKKVRRVASLPSLASTKDSNPRTENPVNASHPTIAREAQERDKSKCLKTISWKNSASSDTPSTIETAV from the exons ATGTTCTCCCGATTCGAGAGCTGGCTAGCTAAGCAGCGGGCAAAGTGCAACAGCTTCCCGTGGAGCCATTGTGCACGGCCGGACAGAGCAGCGTCAGCTGAGTTTTCGTTCACCGGATACCGCAATTGGACACCCGAGGCACGTCACAACAG CTTACCCAGGCGccaatttacaattttcttgTCGGAACGAAATATAGGCGATGGAGAGGAACAAACAATGTTGAAAAAACTGCTTAAAGGTAATGAAAGTGCGCTAGCGTGGTGTTCAGGGATAACGACAATAGTGAATCTCTTTTCCCTTCCAGAACATGGCTTGTACAACAAACACCAGACAATTCATCAGCGTCGTCGATTGAAATATCTGCTGGAGCTGGAACAGCGTACACTATCACCTCACGACGATACTGCGATCATGTCCGGCTGCCTAAAAGCCTCAGCCAACAATAACCGGACCTGCCCGATTGAAGTTCATTCGATGCCATTCCATTGTCCCCGACCGGCAACAGGTGCTGCGAAGTGCTGTGCCACCTCAACTGCCAGTTCACCGAAAAAGGTCCGCCGAGTTGCTTCCTTACCGTCACTCGCGTCAACGAAGGATAGCAATCCTCGGACGGAAAATCCTGTCAACGCTTCACATCCAACCATCGCACGGGAAGCGCAGGAACGAGATAAGTCCAAATGCCTGAAGACTATTTCATGGAAAAATTCAGCATCCAGCGACACTCCATCCACCATCGAGACGGCTGTATAG
- the LOC120961465 gene encoding uncharacterized protein LOC120961465, translated as MFSRFRSWFVKQRNRCNNCTRCHYAPARSECTGSAEFADAENWTPGARQHSLPRPLFSSFWSERNINEAVEKAFLKQFLKEHGLYNKHQTIEQRRRLKQLLELEQRTLLLHSEQYNVRPDDDEVMSGVHSLQLTTQSNTTSRTCSVEFHSMPFPSPDPTPDTVLSSVGSRRVSSLPALAFGAMDLPPDEVTASHPTVAQEVQVTERWERILVWKMVVQGDVPPYLETEV; from the exons ATGTTTTCCAGATTCCGAAGCTGGTTTGTCAAGCAGCGGAACAGGTGCAACAATTGCACCCGGTGCCATTATGCACCAGCACGGTCGGAATGCACAGGATCGGCCGAATTTGCTGATGCAGAAAACTGGACTCCCGGAGCACGTCAACACAG CCTACCCAGACCGCTGTTTAGCAGCTTCTGGTCCGAGCGAAACATCAACGAAGCAGTGGAGAAAGCATTTTTGAAACAGTTCCTCAAGG AGCATGGGCTGTACAATAAGCATCAAACCATTGAGCAGCGTCGACGGTTGAAGCAACTGCTCGAACTAGAGCAGCGCACGTTACTGTTGCACAGCGAGCAGTACAATGTACGgccggatgatgatgaggttATGTCCGGGGTGCACTCACTGCAGCTAACCACGCAAAGCAACACCACCAGTCGGACCTGTTCGGTCGAGTTTCACTCGATGCCATTCCCCAGCCCCGATCCGACACCCGACACTGTTCTGAGCTCCGTTGGGTCACGCCGAGTCTCCTCCTTGCCGGCGCTTGCATTCGGTGCGATGGATCTTCCGCCCGATGAAGTCACAGCTTCGCATCCAACCGTCGCGCAGGAAGTGCAGGTAACGGAACGATGGGAACGAATTCTCGTGTGGAAAATGGTCGTCCAGGGCGATGTTCCGCCATACTTAGAGACGGAGGTTTAA